The proteins below come from a single Treponema phagedenis genomic window:
- a CDS encoding methyl-accepting chemotaxis protein — MLKTYKTDVGGVDKANKVLALYSKLSLLAPIILTLATPIATLLWLGIHSIEKIIACVLGAVGCLDFASVFFYILWTHKLEAYLKFLPFEKKHITMSYILRNMLVSFFLFGGLIFLCIDPFIGMLYNGLTLIQTLKMIIPIAILTLSGALFINYTLYTGINNSINEVMNFTDTLAVGNFIVDKLEIKRRDVFGILAMQLNIFHKNTVALLSSIKNNTNTMNEVGTILSTNAEETASSIHQISENINGVKQQTMTQAAGVTETAATMEEIIRTIKQLNGSIETQAASVARSSSSIEEMVANISSITQTIDKTDDSIKELAQATGDGKDAVVTSNSVTQKIAEESGGLIEASNVIQNIASQTNLLAMNAAIEAAHAGDAGKGFAVVADEIRKLAEESSAQGKNITVTLKTLGAEIETLAKSSKTVEEKFNAIFTLSEQVKTMSANLMTAMKEQENGSYEVLSAIKAINSVTQEVQAGSAEMLRGGEQVADEMRNLDNLTRIITDSMNEMASGAVQISNAVQEVNEITQRNKDSIDNLTTEVEKFKV; from the coding sequence ATGTTGAAAACATATAAAACGGATGTCGGCGGTGTAGATAAAGCTAACAAAGTGTTAGCTCTGTATTCTAAACTGAGTTTGCTTGCTCCTATTATTCTTACTTTGGCGACTCCAATTGCTACGCTATTGTGGCTCGGCATACATTCTATCGAAAAAATCATTGCGTGTGTTTTGGGTGCTGTTGGCTGTTTGGATTTTGCTTCGGTTTTTTTCTACATATTGTGGACACATAAACTTGAAGCCTATTTGAAATTTTTACCATTTGAAAAAAAGCATATTACCATGTCCTATATTCTTCGCAATATGCTGGTAAGTTTTTTTCTTTTTGGTGGTCTCATTTTTTTGTGCATTGATCCGTTTATTGGAATGCTTTATAACGGTTTAACTCTTATACAGACTTTGAAAATGATTATTCCAATCGCTATACTGACGCTTTCCGGTGCTCTTTTTATAAATTATACACTGTATACGGGAATAAATAATAGCATAAACGAAGTGATGAATTTTACCGATACGCTTGCAGTAGGAAATTTTATTGTTGATAAATTAGAAATAAAACGTCGGGATGTATTCGGTATTCTTGCAATGCAGTTAAATATTTTCCATAAAAATACTGTTGCTCTCCTTTCCAGTATTAAAAATAATACAAATACGATGAACGAAGTCGGGACAATTCTTTCAACCAATGCAGAAGAAACGGCAAGTTCCATTCATCAAATCAGTGAGAACATCAACGGGGTAAAACAGCAGACTATGACCCAAGCAGCAGGTGTTACCGAAACAGCTGCCACGATGGAAGAAATTATCCGCACAATAAAACAGTTGAACGGCAGTATTGAAACGCAAGCGGCATCGGTTGCTCGCTCTTCATCTTCAATTGAAGAAATGGTTGCAAATATCTCTTCTATTACGCAGACAATTGATAAAACCGATGATTCCATTAAAGAACTTGCACAAGCAACCGGCGACGGAAAAGATGCCGTCGTAACTTCAAATAGTGTAACACAGAAGATTGCAGAAGAGTCAGGCGGTCTGATTGAAGCGAGTAATGTTATTCAAAATATAGCAAGCCAGACAAACCTTTTGGCAATGAATGCTGCAATCGAAGCGGCTCATGCAGGAGATGCGGGAAAAGGATTTGCCGTTGTTGCTGACGAAATCAGAAAATTGGCGGAAGAATCTTCGGCTCAAGGAAAAAACATTACCGTAACACTGAAAACACTCGGAGCGGAAATTGAAACTTTGGCAAAGTCTTCCAAAACGGTCGAAGAAAAATTCAATGCAATTTTTACGCTGTCAGAGCAGGTAAAAACAATGAGTGCTAACCTTATGACTGCAATGAAAGAGCAGGAAAACGGCAGCTATGAAGTTTTATCTGCGATTAAAGCGATTAATTCCGTAACGCAAGAAGTACAAGCAGGTTCTGCTGAAATGCTCCGCGGCGGTGAACAAGTTGCCGATGAAATGCGGAATCTTGATAATTTAACACGCATCATTACCGACAGTATGAATGAAATGGCAAGCGGTGCGGTACAAATAAGCAATGCTGTACAAGAAGTCAATGAGATTACACAACGGAATAAAGATTCAATTGATAACTTAACTACGGAAGTAGAGAAGTTTAAGGTATAA
- a CDS encoding Fic family protein, with translation MKVETNRAGKLKRMPTDYECFIPNNLTNVEINIDAEMNLLLNKAYLLLGRLDGMAITLPDIDLFVSMYVQKEAVISSQIEGTQASLIDVLQKEQKNGKIKETEEIVNYIKAANYAFKRLQDLPLCMRLIRETHSILLSNVRGNEKTPGEFRKSQNWIGYAGCTLNTASFVPPSPEDMEGALSDLEKYINEDDSISEIIKAALIHYQFETIHPFLDGNGRMGRLLIVLFLKEIGLVEYPVLYLSYFFKKNRNRYYELLNNVRMKGEFENWIKFFISGICEVSENAISSIQKIVALKKKDMEKIRNVPNGNISNLLLVYDYLLKHPFVETEDIRLLLNSSKPTVAKLLEILTELTILALVEDKKRYKQYVYSSYVDILSEGTLL, from the coding sequence ATGAAGGTAGAAACAAATCGAGCAGGAAAATTAAAAAGAATGCCGACTGATTATGAATGTTTTATCCCGAATAATTTGACAAATGTAGAAATTAATATAGACGCCGAAATGAATCTTTTGCTCAATAAAGCATATTTGCTTTTGGGAAGATTAGACGGCATGGCGATTACCCTGCCTGATATCGATCTTTTTGTATCAATGTACGTACAAAAAGAAGCTGTCATCAGCTCGCAAATTGAAGGAACGCAAGCCTCACTCATTGATGTTTTGCAGAAGGAGCAAAAGAACGGAAAGATAAAAGAAACGGAAGAAATTGTAAACTATATAAAGGCTGCAAACTACGCATTTAAAAGATTACAAGATTTACCCTTATGTATGCGGTTAATCAGAGAAACACATTCCATTCTTTTATCGAATGTCAGAGGAAATGAAAAAACGCCGGGCGAATTCCGAAAGTCGCAAAATTGGATTGGGTATGCGGGGTGCACACTGAATACCGCAAGTTTTGTTCCGCCGTCTCCGGAAGATATGGAAGGTGCCTTAAGTGATTTGGAAAAGTATATTAACGAAGACGATTCCATTTCAGAGATAATAAAAGCAGCTTTAATTCATTATCAGTTTGAAACAATCCATCCGTTTTTAGACGGAAATGGCAGAATGGGAAGATTACTCATCGTCTTGTTTTTAAAAGAGATAGGCTTGGTAGAATATCCCGTGTTGTATTTGAGTTACTTTTTTAAAAAGAACAGAAACAGATACTATGAGCTTTTAAATAATGTCCGGATGAAGGGAGAGTTTGAAAACTGGATTAAGTTTTTTATCAGTGGTATTTGTGAAGTATCCGAAAATGCGATTTCATCTATTCAAAAGATTGTTGCACTTAAAAAAAAGGATATGGAAAAAATTCGTAATGTACCAAACGGAAATATTTCAAATTTACTTTTAGTATACGATTATTTATTGAAGCATCCCTTTGTTGAAACAGAAGATATTCGATTACTTTTAAATTCAAGCAAACCGACTGTGGCCAAATTACTGGAAATCCTAACAGAGCTTACAATTTTAGCCTTAGTTGAAGATAAGAAAAGATATAAGCAGTATGTATATAGTAGCTATGTAGACATCCTTTCTGAAGGGACGCTATTATAA
- a CDS encoding IS4 family transposase — protein MYHCTTILTQLLHLTDQLGFKKISAEEQADKRYRHFSARTQLFTMVFAQLTKQNSLRSIEHAISSDNDLYHAGITAKITRTNLAHANEYRPSIIFEKFYFHVLKYYTKLVNKPVNIFGKHTKLIDATTISLNIKQYKWAKFRSTKSGIKIHTRFDYEANCADYLFITNAKEHENNTLKNMHLTKQDIAVFDRGYFNKKQFYEFTKSEISFVTRLKSNVIYTVVDRYAVSGHENDTYKIISDEKITLNVSISKKKESVVTLRKIISKDLQSKKKIVLLTNLFEIDSLEVAELYKKRWTIELFFKMIKQNLKIKKFYGHSENAVKTQIWIAVITHMLFLILQAETNYRQRSFSYFCSEISVVLFLHRSLKKWFCGDHEKPVPKLIHHPNTSELSQKPPS, from the coding sequence ATGTATCATTGTACTACAATTTTAACACAATTGCTACACCTTACTGACCAACTTGGCTTTAAAAAAATCAGTGCCGAAGAACAAGCAGATAAGCGATATCGACATTTTTCAGCACGTACTCAGCTGTTTACCATGGTCTTTGCACAATTAACAAAACAGAATAGTTTACGTTCAATTGAGCACGCAATATCCAGTGATAATGATTTATATCATGCAGGCATTACCGCAAAAATCACCCGAACAAATCTTGCCCATGCAAATGAATATAGACCAAGTATCATATTTGAAAAATTTTACTTTCATGTGCTTAAGTATTACACAAAGCTCGTAAACAAACCAGTGAATATATTCGGCAAGCATACCAAGCTCATCGATGCAACAACCATCTCATTGAATATTAAGCAATACAAATGGGCAAAATTTAGAAGCACAAAGAGCGGAATAAAAATACATACCCGTTTTGATTATGAAGCAAACTGTGCTGATTATCTTTTTATCACCAATGCGAAAGAACATGAAAACAATACGCTTAAAAACATGCACCTAACAAAACAGGATATTGCTGTTTTTGATCGAGGTTATTTTAATAAGAAACAGTTCTATGAGTTTACAAAGAGTGAAATATCCTTTGTAACAAGACTTAAATCAAATGTTATATACACCGTAGTTGATCGATATGCCGTAAGCGGACATGAAAATGATACGTATAAAATTATCAGTGATGAGAAAATTACTCTGAATGTGAGTATTTCAAAAAAGAAGGAAAGCGTGGTAACACTACGAAAAATCATCTCAAAAGATTTGCAGTCAAAAAAGAAAATAGTATTGCTGACAAATTTGTTTGAAATAGATTCTCTTGAGGTAGCTGAACTGTATAAAAAAAGATGGACCATTGAATTATTCTTCAAGATGATAAAACAGAATCTGAAAATTAAGAAATTTTATGGACATAGCGAAAATGCGGTCAAGACACAGATATGGATTGCCGTTATTACGCATATGCTCTTTTTAATTTTACAAGCTGAAACCAACTATAGGCAAAGGAGCTTTTCATATTTTTGTTCTGAAATTTCTGTCGTACTGTTTCTGCATCGCAGTCTTAAAAAATGGTTTTGTGGTGATCATGAAAAACCAGTTCCTAAATTAATTCACCATCCTAATACCTCAGAGCTTTCTCAAAAGCCTCCAAGTTAA
- a CDS encoding integron integrase, whose product MFVEIKPYENKALSVNFKAQGENFSKVLQAIKKVPGRTWLPDKQVWIIPADRNSCDILLNNLYYNGICMADSGFAAKNHAAYDFAPVNTETAAESNKPASLRLRDILSKLDEVIAAKHYSKRTREAYSHWISRFIRENKGKNLKALSDAEINSFVSRLAVKEKAAASSQNQALAALLFLYKNILGLTINTPENIVRAKKSKKLPAVMSREETAKIFSLLPDNDYSLCIRLLYGTGMRLMEALRLRVQDIDFDKNEIAIHNGKGAKDRKTMLPVSLKFPLQKHLENVRRIHEADCKDGFGSVPLPFSLAKKYPNAGKTWAWQWVFPQARRWRNSETGEQGRHHIDPSVIQRTLHEAVLRSGIPKPIGCHTFRHSFATHLLEAGYDIRTIQELLGHSDVKTTMVYTHVLNRGGLGVQSPIDRM is encoded by the coding sequence ATGTTTGTTGAAATTAAGCCTTATGAAAATAAAGCTTTGTCGGTAAATTTTAAAGCTCAAGGAGAGAATTTTTCTAAAGTACTCCAAGCAATAAAAAAAGTACCGGGAAGAACTTGGTTACCCGATAAACAAGTTTGGATTATCCCCGCCGACCGTAATTCTTGTGATATTTTACTAAACAATCTTTATTATAACGGGATTTGTATGGCGGATTCCGGTTTTGCCGCTAAAAATCATGCCGCTTATGATTTTGCGCCTGTGAATACGGAAACTGCTGCGGAAAGCAATAAGCCGGCTTCTCTCCGGCTTCGCGATATTTTAAGTAAGCTGGATGAAGTTATTGCTGCCAAGCACTATAGTAAACGTACAAGAGAGGCGTACAGCCATTGGATAAGCCGCTTTATCCGCGAAAATAAAGGTAAAAATCTGAAAGCTCTTTCCGATGCGGAAATAAATTCCTTTGTAAGCCGTCTTGCGGTAAAAGAAAAGGCTGCAGCTTCAAGTCAAAATCAGGCTCTTGCCGCTCTTTTGTTTCTCTATAAAAATATCTTAGGCTTAACTATAAATACTCCGGAAAATATAGTCCGTGCAAAAAAGTCTAAAAAACTTCCCGCAGTGATGAGCAGGGAGGAAACGGCAAAGATATTTTCTCTTTTGCCTGACAACGATTATAGTCTTTGTATTCGTCTGCTTTATGGAACCGGAATGCGGCTGATGGAAGCCTTACGGCTAAGGGTCCAGGATATAGACTTTGATAAAAACGAGATCGCCATACATAACGGAAAGGGAGCGAAAGACCGTAAAACCATGCTGCCGGTATCCTTAAAATTTCCGCTTCAAAAGCATTTGGAAAATGTCCGCCGTATCCATGAAGCAGATTGTAAGGACGGCTTCGGTTCCGTGCCGCTCCCGTTTTCTCTTGCAAAAAAATATCCCAATGCCGGTAAAACTTGGGCCTGGCAGTGGGTGTTTCCCCAAGCGCGCCGATGGCGGAATAGCGAAACAGGCGAGCAGGGAAGGCATCATATCGATCCGTCAGTGATTCAGCGTACCCTGCACGAAGCGGTTTTACGTTCGGGTATCCCGAAACCAATCGGCTGCCACACTTTCCGCCACTCGTTTGCAACGCACCTATTGGAAGCCGGTTATGACATCCGCACAATCCAAGAACTGCTCGGACACAGCGATGTCAAAACAACTATGGTCTACACGCATGTCTTGAACCGCGGAGGGCTTGGTGTGCAAAGCCCCATTGATAGGATGTGA
- a CDS encoding Fic family protein, translating into MDSSDVNQKPFVLDKLVELSIIQSTESSNRIEGIYTSDTRIKDLVLKKVVPKNRDEEEILGYQDVLRTIHESFEYIDISSSIILQLHRDLYKFSQKSIGGRFKNTQNYISETKANGSNEILFTPLSPYETPAAIDEICKNYNQAIDDNTINPLILIPTFIHDFLCIHPFNDGNGRMSRLLTTLLLYKLGFFVGRYISLEEKIEKSKNIYYDVLEESGINWHENNENTEPFIKYILGIIIAAYRDFEDRVDIFSSKSSAYEKVQHAVKMKIGKFTKSDIMELCPSISSASIENSLTKLVEENILERHGKGRGTYYVKN; encoded by the coding sequence TTGGACAGCAGTGATGTAAACCAAAAGCCCTTTGTTCTTGATAAGTTGGTTGAACTTTCCATTATTCAAAGCACTGAAAGTTCAAACAGAATTGAAGGGATTTATACGTCTGATACAAGAATAAAAGACTTGGTATTGAAAAAAGTTGTGCCGAAAAACCGCGATGAAGAGGAAATACTTGGATATCAAGATGTATTGCGCACAATTCATGAAAGCTTTGAATACATCGATATAAGTTCTTCCATTATATTGCAATTGCACCGAGATTTATATAAGTTCTCACAAAAATCAATCGGCGGACGATTTAAGAACACACAAAATTATATTTCAGAAACAAAAGCAAACGGTTCAAACGAAATACTATTTACACCGCTCTCGCCATACGAAACACCGGCAGCAATTGATGAGATATGTAAAAACTATAATCAAGCAATTGACGATAATACCATAAATCCTCTTATACTGATACCTACTTTTATCCATGACTTTTTATGCATTCATCCTTTTAATGACGGAAACGGAAGAATGAGCCGGCTGTTGACGACGCTTCTTTTATATAAATTAGGATTTTTCGTAGGACGATATATCAGCTTAGAAGAAAAAATAGAAAAAAGTAAAAATATTTATTACGACGTTTTAGAAGAAAGCGGAATCAATTGGCATGAGAACAATGAAAACACAGAGCCGTTTATAAAATATATTTTGGGAATTATTATTGCAGCATATAGAGACTTTGAAGACCGAGTTGATATTTTCAGTTCTAAGTCATCAGCATACGAAAAAGTACAGCATGCCGTTAAAATGAAAATAGGGAAATTTACAAAAAGCGATATCATGGAATTGTGTCCGTCTATAAGTTCGGCATCCATTGAAAACTCACTGACAAAATTAGTTGAAGAAAATATTTTGGAAAGACACGGAAAAGGAAGAGGCACCTATTATGTTAAAAACTAA